The Capsicum annuum cultivar UCD-10X-F1 chromosome 1, UCD10Xv1.1, whole genome shotgun sequence sequence TGGGAACACATCACCCTGAAAATAATCCAGCAGAAGAAACATTTCAAGGAAAATCTGCCAGTACAATAGCAACTATACATAAAttctgtcaatcatcaaaatcattGAAAACAAGAATTCTTACATCAGCACTGTTGTCTAGAGACTCATTAACGTGTTCTGCAGAATCTGTGTTACCAGTAAGATCAGCAGCATCTGAGCCCCCTTTTTCTTTACCATCATTTTTAACATTATCCACAGGGTTGCAGAAATACTGAATTGATTGCAACAGTTTTTCCAGCCATTTATCACGCTGTATTTCACCTGTTAGGACTTTGAAGTTTGAAAGGATGATGAAGTATTCTGAAGCATTATTGGCACAACTGCCTGGAGTTTCTGCTGTTGGCTGACCAGATCTAGATGGTGCCTCATCGTCTCTGGTGACATCCAAAGACATCATGTTCTTCTTCCTCAAAAATCGTTTACTCTTCAACTGATCCTCCTGACTAACAGGAGCTGCAGAATTATCCTCAGTTTCAAGGTCAGGAAGATGCCCAACTCGTGCTATAGTCTTCTGAACAAGCAGATCAATCTCATGCTGTTTGCTATCTTCATAGTCCTTATCAGTTAACTTAAAAAGCCTCATCTGTTCAGTGTCATATACCTTCTGAACAAAGAAACCAGGATGCTCTTTCCTTTTTGGAATCTGCTTGTTTAACGGTACAAAGTGCACCACACACTTTTGCATGACCGACTCCGCTGGGACCTCATCTCGGTGAAAACTATAGAACAATTCCCTCGTGTCTCGTGATTGCCAATTTCCACCAGCTCTATTCATTGCTTCCTCAGGACGGTAAAACCACTGTACAGTGACCATCATGTTGCCATCCTTAGTCTGATTAatatcctataaggagaaaatcTAATTGAGTGTTCGAAAAAGATATTAAAAGCAATCAGTCACACTAAAATTAACAGCCAGAGAATCAAGCGTCACCAATAATTTCATGCCAAAGCTAGAACACCAGTTCAGGAAGATGCACATAAGATACTAGTGAATTTgaccaaaccaaaaaaaaaaaaagagagagagagaaagcgGGTTTGTGTGTGTGTGGTGGTTTGGGGGGGAATAGTCGACTACATTGGAACTATCTCAGAGAAAGTGATAGAAACtaagatgaagaagagaatgaaTTGAAGATTTACTGGTTAAATAAAGTGCAAGGATCTTAAACACTGCATTAACCAATAAGTATGTCCGTATGGAGTGGACAAATCTCCagatacaaataaataatattgcttctttgttattgaattctgcatatacatatatttatactaAACATAAAGATAACACCTGGACAGATGGTTTCTGCTGTAATTAACTGCTAATAACTTCTATAGATAACTACTTATATATCTTATCCTATCTGAAACTAACTAAGATTATCTCCACTTGCTTGTCtggatttatggattttcttctagAGTAGGTCCGTAAAGGAGCAGTCGTATCAGAAAGATCTCAACAAAGACTTATGACAAGTTGTATTCCCTCTAGTCCTAAATTACCTACTAATCCAAGGGAAAATTCCCTCCTAAAACACAGAGTGTACCTGCATGTCCACATGTCTAAATTTATACTatctccgtttcaaaaagaatgacctacttttctttttagtccgtttcaaaaagaattacccctttccttttttggcaatactttaatttcaactttccatatggcatgtttaggaccacaagattaaagtgcattttggtacatttaacacaactttaatttaaggccacaagattcaaaagtcttctttattgtCTTAAACTttatgccaagtcaaagtaggtcattctttttaagaaCATAAATGTTGCATTGTTGCATATCTTCCTCTTCCACTTCCACTTCAACTTCAGTTCCTATTCTACTTCCTAACCTTACAGCAACTACACCTCCTCTTTTCGCCAAACTTTAAGACAGATTCCATATATGCATGTGAAGGAAATTATTATCTTTTTCCAGACTAGTTATTGTTCGTGTGCTCTTTCCTTCTTAGGCTACGATTTAATGTTTTGCTTCTGTTTTCTCCCCTTCCCTTTTGTACTCCCAACTGAGGAAGTTTAATTCACACTTTCAGTAACAGCGCCAAAGAAAAAATATTCTCTGATGGTGCAATAGAAAAGGCAAAGTCGCAATTAAGATCCATGTCGAATTGAGTCAATTTCACAGAAACAAGtgtaaaaagggcagcccggtgcaatAATGCTCCGGCTATGCCCAGGGTCTGGGGAAGATAGGGGTCACAAAGGTCTATTATACGCAGCCTTGCCTTGCATTTCTATCAGAGGTCGTTTCTACAGTTAGAACCcctgacctcctggtcacatggcaacaactttatcagttactccgaggcccccttaaaaaaaaaaaaaagaaaaagaaaaaagccaGCCTGGTGGAAAGGAAAACTACCTAATACATAAGTTTCCGAATAAGCTCAGATTGTGCATATCTCTAATTACCAAAAAACAACCATTTTTTTTCGCAATGGTGTTAGGCCAACTTGTGAGGCCCACAAAAGCTCAAGCATGTGGAAAGCAATCACCTAATGTTTTTATGTATCTATTGGAATTGAACCCTGATGTCCAAGGTTTACACGCACTTCATGTCATACCCTTGGGTGCAAGTACCAAAAAAGTTATGCATTTTCCAGGGAAAAGAAATTACCTTGATAATCGCCACATAAggtttttgattttttccttCTGGAAGCAAGAGCACAGGATCCTCCTGTATAAGAAACAAACTTAGTAATAAGAGAAACACCATAGGTCAACAGAAGCTATATCACTTGGGAAAATTACAAGCCAATGCAATTACAACATTGCTTATTGCTAGTCAAGGGAGAATGAACAACCAAATGAAAATTCCACGAAAGAAACCATTAAGTTGATATTGGTTCACAAAATTCCCTTCCTCTGTCATGCCAACATCCAAGCCCACCAAACCAAGCCTCTTCTACTGTAATCATACTTCGACGAGAAAAGATATCATTCAGATTCAACCAACCCTCTCATTTCTCCAACTCCTTACAATGAGTACAACTATATCAAACATACACATTAAATCAAAAAagaattttgactttttattctGCTAACTAGCCAAATATGTGGAGATTCAGTATCACAGTGGTCACGCCGGGATTCTCCATATCTAACCTAGCTATTCATAGAATTTTATGATGTTGAAGTAAAGAGCAATTCAGGAATATGAGTTCTACTAATAAGCCTCTATATCCACAAGAAAacttttttcacaattcaaaggcATCATATTTTCTCTCAACTAGGATTTGGACCTAATATCTCAGGTTCTCACTTTACTGACCACTAGATTACACACGTTTTGGCTCCAAAAGAAAActttttttcacaattcaaagacATCACATtttcaatacaaatacaaacCAATGTCTGATCGCatttcaaaccctaattcaactACAATACACTAAAAAGAGCAATAATTTCCCGGAAATAtcaatcaattcaattcaattcataCAAAAGCATTTTTCGATAAACACAAAACAAATAAACGAAAAACTCACAAGTTCATAGCGATTTTTGTCATACCCAAACGATTCATAAAAACTTTTCCTCCCTCTTTCTCTTCCCATAACCTGAATAACCTCCCCAATCGGATTCGCATGATCTTCCTCCTCTTTCGCCGCCTCCGTTGCTTCTTCAACCCGATCCAACTCCACCTTTACTTCCTCCATCTTCTTCACCCTCTTCCTTCTCCCTCTCTCCTCCTCTTTCGTCTTTGTTTTCGACGGAGTTTCCTCTTCTTAGTCGTCGAGTTTCATTTTCTTACGTTCCCATTGAATCGCTTTCTCTTCTCCGCTACCGTTTTTGGAGGCGCGTGTTACACGCGATATCGGCATTTCGTCCTCGTCATCGCTTACGGCTACCACCGCATGCCGTCGGCTTCCTATTTTTTGTTTGCCACAACTGTAGAGCGAAATGACAAAACAAGAAATCTACTGGAGGTTCTGCTATTTGACAAAATGTTTCAAAAAACTAGGACACAATATATATACCAAGATAtttttaggggttgtttggtaaaCCGGATAGTATAAGCAAGGATATATATTGTGAAATCACTATatcccaaatcatgaaaataacaaaggagaacaagaaaataacaaagagaaaataaaactATACAACTATATTTGGTAATAAGACAATAGTTGTGCTATTTTAAGTAACAAAAAATGACTGAATAATTAGTTAACTTAATTATcccaaaataataccataattattatataaaattcctataaatactatCAAAATTGTTAATTGCGATATAAATAATTCAACCAAATAACACGCGTCAACAAGTGGAAGTCTACAATTTGTAGAATTCTCGTATCTCTCTGTGCACTGAGTGGCGCCGTACTAGCTACTCTCTGCGTATTCtaacaaatacaacaaaatagTACAATCCGGTTTACCAAACAACCCTAAAAATGTCTTGTTATATATATTTTGCCCTAGTCTTGTAAAACATTATGGCAAATAGTAGAACCTCCAGTAGATTC is a genomic window containing:
- the LOC107865127 gene encoding uncharacterized protein LOC107865127 isoform X3: MVNRRNTVVAIRDDDDVPISRVTRASRNGGGEEKLNQRKRKKMKLEEDEEEEREKEKPKVKEEEERGRGKRTKKPKKVDEEEEDRVEEAEAVKEEEQLDDAKPIGEVVQVTGKGKGKGKGNHYESFEHDGNDYELEDPVLLLPEGKNQKPYVAIIKDINQTKDGNMMVTVQWFYRPEEAMNRAGGNWQSRDTRELFYSFHRDEVPAESVMQKCVVHFVPLNKQIPKRKEHPGFFVQKVYDTEQMRLFKLTDKDYEDSKQHEIDLLVQKTIARVGHLPDLETEDNSAAPVSQEDQLKSKRFLRKKNMMSLDVTRDDEAPSRSGQPTAETPGSCANNASEYFIILSNFKVLTGEIQRDKWLEKLLQSIQYFCNPVDNVKNDGKEKGGSDAADLTGNTDSAEHVNESLDNSADGDVFPWPDSVVPAVVSLEKAAHEALSSDFQKYNQKMRQLTFNLKNTSLLARRLLKGELDPSQILNMSPNELKEALTAEELASREPEEPEPIQMTDARCKRCAEKKVRLMEIIQAGNGDRYSEDLVLLVPEAKN